One window from the genome of Parasteatoda tepidariorum isolate YZ-2023 chromosome 8, CAS_Ptep_4.0, whole genome shotgun sequence encodes:
- the LOC107449854 gene encoding PAXIP1-associated glutamate-rich protein 1 translates to MEGAESDSDDWVINCSDEELVSTSETQESWEPSPQEILNMYEILESNSVLELEWRCPGRRSPSVNSNKSDLLEKGSISDEDSNKQVEPNEFDFDDEFGSERPSLKLSARKRNNATSAQKRVARLDKVMFDIQRHRKLDELELQKSLSDSTCSSPSSKTEQKTS, encoded by the exons atggaaggAGCTGAATCCGATTCGGATGATTGGGTTATTAATTGTAGTGATGAGGAATTAGTATCAACTTCGGAAACACAGGAATCTTGGGAGCCAAGTCCacaagaaatattgaatatgTATGAAATTCTTGAATCCAACAGTGTTTTGGAGTTAGAATGGCGATGTCCTGGCCGAAGATCTCCAAGTGTTAATTCTAATAAATCAGATTTGTTAGAGAAAGGTTCAATATCGGATGAAGATAGCAATAAACA AGTGGAGCCaaatgaatttgattttgatGATGAATTTGGTTCAGAACGACCCTCCTTGAAGTTATCTGCCCGCAAACGAAATAATG CTACCAGTGCACAAAAAAGAGTTGCAAGACTAGATAAAGTAATGTTTGATATCCAAAGACATCGTAAACTAGATGAACTGGAATTGCAAAAAAGTTTATCAGACTCTACTTGTTCCAGCCCTTCTTCAAAAACTGAACAAAAGACATCATGA